A portion of the Micromonospora vinacea genome contains these proteins:
- a CDS encoding helix-turn-helix domain-containing protein, translated as MVTKPDTIGARIRYWRMRRGGMTQAVLAGLAGVTQSYISQVESGRKTIDRRSTLVTLAAALQVTVADLLGQGTESGDPARESAAECVPAIWSALIEIEDGERRPSTFTKDHLAREVARAEQLRTSCNYPAMARMLPSLLLEAAAVGGTVLVQVAYQAATCLRNLGYRHLALNAARFSGAVADDTEDPAWIAASRFAYAQSLPIESAPVAARAADRSLIELQADAADERVRQMLGQLHLSAALTSAVSGRLDVARDHLAEAAREAATLGDPADGAGFNGCGFGPTNVGLWEMSIAAEQGESGRVIELSRTVRPQVLAASIRQQSYWLDLGRALADGGRRDVEALAAFVQAERAAPIPFAINPLARDALVTLAQRAQRRAIPDELRLLAGRIGINLAA; from the coding sequence ATGGTGACGAAGCCGGACACCATCGGTGCCAGGATCCGTTACTGGCGGATGCGCCGGGGTGGCATGACCCAGGCCGTCCTCGCCGGGCTCGCCGGTGTCACCCAGTCCTACATCTCGCAGGTCGAGTCGGGCCGGAAGACCATCGATCGTCGCTCCACTCTCGTCACTCTCGCCGCCGCGCTTCAGGTCACCGTGGCCGACCTGCTGGGCCAGGGCACCGAGTCCGGTGATCCGGCCCGTGAGAGCGCCGCCGAGTGTGTTCCGGCGATCTGGTCAGCCCTAATCGAGATCGAGGACGGCGAGCGCCGCCCGTCGACCTTCACCAAGGACCACCTGGCGCGCGAGGTCGCGCGCGCCGAGCAGCTTCGCACCTCCTGCAACTATCCGGCGATGGCTCGCATGCTGCCCAGCCTCCTGCTAGAAGCCGCCGCCGTAGGCGGCACCGTGCTCGTCCAGGTCGCCTACCAGGCCGCCACCTGCCTGCGGAACCTCGGCTACCGCCATTTGGCCCTCAACGCCGCCCGGTTTTCCGGGGCGGTCGCTGACGACACCGAAGATCCGGCATGGATCGCGGCCTCGCGCTTTGCCTATGCGCAGAGTCTGCCGATCGAATCAGCACCGGTCGCGGCCCGCGCCGCCGACCGGTCACTGATCGAGCTGCAAGCTGACGCCGCCGATGAGCGGGTGCGACAGATGCTCGGGCAGCTCCACCTCTCGGCGGCGCTGACCTCGGCGGTGAGTGGACGCCTGGACGTCGCGCGCGACCACCTTGCAGAGGCGGCTCGCGAAGCGGCGACCCTCGGGGATCCGGCCGATGGTGCGGGCTTCAACGGCTGCGGGTTCGGACCAACCAATGTCGGGCTGTGGGAGATGTCCATCGCCGCCGAGCAGGGCGAGTCGGGCCGGGTCATCGAGCTGTCTCGGACGGTCCGACCGCAGGTGCTCGCAGCGTCAATCCGCCAGCAGTCCTACTGGCTCGACCTCGGTCGCGCCCTGGCGGACGGCGGTCGTCGGGACGTCGAAGCCCTCGCCGCATTCGTGCAGGCCGAGCGAGCCGCACCGATCCCGTTCGCGATCAACCCCCTCGCCCGCGATGCCCTGGTGACCCTGGCCCAGCGCGCGCAACGTCGAGCCATCCCCGACGAGCTGCGCCTGCTCGCCGGCCGCATCGGCATCAACCTGGCCGCATAA
- a CDS encoding helix-turn-helix domain-containing protein codes for MLADRLRRSKSWVDKVERGVRALDRYSVIQELAHVLRVDPEVLLGQQRPTPAGPLDGVDDIRAALACYDTSQAPQETDELRRQVGYAWLSYQHAHYGQLVRVLPGLLDAAQGARSPELLVQAYRITSSLLVKLGEADLGWLAADRAMSAAGDDPILAATATISVAQALRASSRDHLALTAALTAANRITPTPAHPRDHEVDGLHEDQSHRQPHDHRGGGRVAPHRSGGSGPWVGRCCSRLPWPPSVAARAAAPTS; via the coding sequence ATGCTCGCCGACCGGCTACGCAGGTCGAAGAGCTGGGTGGACAAGGTGGAGCGCGGCGTGCGCGCCCTGGACCGGTACTCGGTGATCCAGGAGCTGGCCCACGTTCTGCGGGTCGACCCGGAGGTGCTGCTCGGCCAGCAGCGGCCAACGCCGGCCGGCCCTCTGGACGGGGTGGACGACATCCGAGCCGCGCTCGCCTGCTACGACACCTCGCAAGCCCCACAGGAGACGGACGAGCTGAGAAGGCAGGTCGGGTACGCCTGGTTGAGCTACCAGCACGCGCACTACGGGCAGTTGGTGCGGGTGTTGCCGGGTCTGCTCGACGCCGCCCAGGGTGCGCGGTCACCGGAGTTGCTGGTGCAGGCGTACCGGATCACCTCGTCGCTGCTGGTGAAGCTCGGCGAGGCCGACCTCGGCTGGCTGGCCGCCGACCGGGCGATGTCCGCCGCTGGCGACGACCCGATCCTGGCCGCAACGGCGACCATCTCGGTAGCCCAGGCGCTCCGCGCCTCCAGCCGCGACCACCTGGCCCTAACAGCGGCCCTAACCGCCGCCAACCGCATCACCCCCACACCAGCCCACCCCCGTGATCATGAGGTTGACGGACTTCATGAAGATCAAAGCCACCGTCAACCTCATGATCACCGGGGCGGAGGCAGGGTCGCACCGCATCGGTCGGGGGGGAGTGGGCCGTGGGTGGGACGCTGCTGCTCCAGGCTGCCCTGGCCGCCGTCGGTTGCGGCGAGAGCCGCCGCGCCGACGAGCTGA
- a CDS encoding SHOCT-like domain-containing protein, translating into MTEQRKDILDMLAAGKITADEAEQLIAALERDQAPATASHDARPKGKVKYLRVLVDATDNGEPSRVNVRVPLQLLRAGVRLAALVPPQALAKANASLSDSGVPIDLTQLKPEQLEALVEHLDEMTVEVDSPDATVRVFCE; encoded by the coding sequence ATGACCGAACAACGCAAGGACATCCTCGACATGCTGGCCGCCGGCAAAATCACCGCCGACGAGGCGGAGCAGCTCATCGCCGCACTCGAACGGGACCAGGCACCGGCGACGGCGAGTCACGACGCCCGGCCGAAGGGCAAGGTGAAGTACCTGCGGGTGCTGGTGGACGCCACCGACAACGGCGAGCCGTCGCGGGTCAACGTACGGGTGCCACTGCAACTGCTGCGCGCCGGCGTACGGCTGGCGGCGCTGGTCCCGCCGCAGGCCCTGGCCAAGGCCAATGCCTCACTCAGCGACTCGGGTGTGCCGATCGACCTGACGCAGCTCAAGCCCGAGCAGTTGGAGGCGCTCGTGGAGCACCTCGACGAGATGACAGTGGAGGTGGATTCACCCGATGCCACAGTGCGGGTCTTCTGCGAGTAG
- a CDS encoding S41 family peptidase codes for MLSNEQIIGQALDRIEAGYVFPEKVADIDAAIRRRLVAGEYDNLDGPALCETVTAHLQKVCPDKHLRLLWSDQPQSLDPADEDGGRAAFLALLRAENQGIRRVEHLDGNVGLIDVRRIAYADEGAAAIGAAMQLVALSSALILDLRACSGGTPEGAAMWCSYFFRDDQVHLNDFYERSTGATRQFWTTAHLPAPRYADRPVHVLTSAMTFSGGEDVAYTLQAHGRAVVVGETTRGGAHPTARHPVTEHILVTVPTARTINSVTGTNWEGVGVIPDVPVPADQALDTALKAILGA; via the coding sequence GTGCTCTCAAACGAACAGATAATCGGGCAGGCCCTGGACCGGATCGAGGCGGGGTACGTCTTTCCTGAGAAGGTCGCGGACATCGACGCCGCGATCCGGCGCCGTCTCGTGGCAGGCGAGTACGACAACCTGGACGGGCCGGCGCTCTGCGAGACGGTGACCGCTCACCTTCAGAAGGTGTGCCCGGACAAGCATCTGCGGCTGCTGTGGTCGGACCAGCCGCAGTCGCTGGATCCAGCGGACGAAGACGGCGGGCGGGCCGCCTTCCTCGCGCTGCTCAGGGCGGAGAACCAGGGGATTCGCCGGGTCGAGCACCTGGACGGCAACGTCGGGCTCATCGACGTGCGGCGCATCGCGTACGCCGACGAAGGCGCCGCCGCGATCGGCGCGGCCATGCAACTGGTCGCCCTCAGCTCAGCGCTCATCCTGGACCTGCGCGCCTGCTCCGGCGGAACACCGGAGGGAGCCGCGATGTGGTGCAGCTACTTCTTCCGCGACGACCAGGTGCACCTCAACGACTTCTACGAGCGGTCCACCGGCGCCACCCGCCAGTTCTGGACGACAGCGCACCTGCCCGCGCCCCGCTACGCGGACCGCCCGGTCCACGTGCTCACCAGCGCGATGACGTTCTCCGGGGGCGAGGATGTGGCGTACACCCTTCAGGCGCACGGCCGGGCGGTCGTCGTCGGTGAGACGACGCGTGGCGGCGCGCATCCGACGGCCCGCCACCCGGTCACCGAACACATCCTCGTGACCGTGCCGACCGCGCGCACCATCAACAGCGTCACCGGCACCAACTGGGAGGGCGTCGGAGTGATCCCCGACGTACCCGTGCCGGCAGACCAGGCACTCGACACGGCCCTCAAGGCCATCCTGGGCGCATAG
- a CDS encoding SDR family NAD(P)-dependent oxidoreductase — MDLQLSGKTAFISGSSQGIGYATAKALAGEGVNVVLNGRDPEKLAEAVDVLRRETPRVSVTGIQADFSVADDVDRLCDELPTVDILINNVGLFELKPFDLISDEDWRLYFEVNVLSGVRLARHLMPAMLDRGWGRIVFVSSESGVNIPADMLHYGTSKTAMLAVGNGLAKLTKGTAVTVNSVLGGPTYSAGVAETVRSLADAQSLLEDDLKVAIIGANQTSLLGRFIEPDEIANTVTFLASPAASAINGSAVRVDGGVLTTIL; from the coding sequence GTGGACCTGCAGCTCAGCGGCAAGACCGCATTCATCAGCGGATCCAGTCAAGGCATCGGTTACGCAACCGCGAAGGCCCTGGCCGGCGAGGGTGTCAACGTGGTCCTCAACGGCCGCGACCCGGAAAAGCTGGCCGAGGCTGTCGACGTGTTGCGTCGGGAGACGCCCCGCGTATCCGTCACTGGTATCCAAGCCGACTTCTCCGTTGCCGATGACGTCGACAGGCTGTGCGACGAACTGCCCACCGTTGACATTCTCATCAACAACGTCGGGCTCTTTGAGCTCAAACCTTTCGACCTCATTTCCGACGAGGACTGGCGGCTCTACTTCGAGGTGAACGTGCTCAGCGGGGTCCGGCTTGCGCGGCACCTCATGCCGGCAATGCTCGATCGGGGGTGGGGCCGGATCGTGTTCGTGAGCAGCGAGTCGGGCGTCAACATTCCCGCCGACATGCTTCACTACGGCACGTCCAAGACGGCGATGCTCGCAGTGGGCAACGGCCTGGCGAAGCTTACGAAGGGCACTGCGGTGACCGTCAACTCGGTGCTGGGCGGCCCCACATATTCCGCCGGCGTCGCCGAAACGGTCAGGTCGCTGGCTGATGCTCAATCCCTCCTCGAGGACGACCTGAAAGTGGCGATCATCGGCGCCAACCAGACCTCCCTACTGGGACGCTTCATCGAACCAGATGAGATCGCAAACACCGTGACCTTCCTCGCCAGTCCCGCCGCATCGGCAATCAACGGATCGGCGGTACGCGTCGATGGAGGTGTGCTGACAACGATTCTGTGA
- a CDS encoding DUF523 domain-containing protein, with amino-acid sequence MLKVLVSGCLQGRALRYNATYVPVNSLIWDRWSAEGRLVRFCPEVAVGFPIPRPPAEIVGGTAGDVLAGSARVEEATGADVTNLFRLAARRALDRAVEAGVALAILVDGSPTCGSSVIYDGSFTGRTVPGRGVAAEELLRHGIPVFHEGQLAQAAAMLADLEKSERCTG; translated from the coding sequence GTGCTGAAGGTGCTTGTCAGCGGATGCTTGCAGGGGCGGGCGCTGCGTTACAACGCGACATATGTGCCGGTGAACTCGCTGATCTGGGACCGCTGGTCGGCCGAAGGACGCCTCGTGCGGTTCTGTCCGGAGGTCGCGGTGGGATTCCCGATTCCTCGCCCGCCCGCCGAGATAGTAGGGGGGACTGCGGGGGACGTTCTCGCGGGTTCCGCGCGGGTTGAAGAAGCCACCGGCGCAGACGTCACCAACCTGTTTAGGCTCGCCGCTCGACGAGCACTGGATCGGGCGGTGGAGGCAGGCGTCGCGCTCGCGATCCTTGTCGACGGCAGCCCAACCTGCGGCAGTAGCGTGATCTATGACGGCTCGTTCACCGGGCGTACCGTGCCCGGACGGGGAGTAGCCGCAGAGGAACTGCTACGTCACGGCATACCGGTGTTCCACGAAGGGCAGCTTGCGCAAGCCGCAGCGATGCTCGCTGACCTGGAGAAGTCAGAGCGCTGCACCGGGTAG
- a CDS encoding DUF2089 domain-containing protein yields the protein MTEQAMDWQELTSLTRGQPFVVERVRLASNGVAIEGEFEPPQLAQLNVDDQVFVTAFVRCHGSIKEMERIFGVSYPTIKSRLNRITQMLDFVETDPAPSRADVIDRLRRGEITAQQALAELDGRP from the coding sequence ATGACAGAACAGGCGATGGACTGGCAGGAACTCACCAGCCTGACGCGGGGGCAGCCGTTCGTCGTCGAGCGGGTGCGCCTGGCGAGCAACGGCGTCGCGATCGAGGGCGAGTTCGAGCCACCGCAACTGGCTCAGCTCAACGTCGATGATCAGGTCTTCGTCACGGCGTTCGTGCGCTGCCACGGTTCGATCAAGGAGATGGAACGCATCTTCGGGGTGAGCTACCCGACGATCAAGTCCCGGCTCAACCGGATCACGCAGATGCTCGACTTCGTCGAGACCGACCCGGCGCCCTCGCGAGCCGACGTCATCGACCGGTTGCGCCGCGGTGAGATCACCGCACAGCAGGCGTTGGCCGAGTTGGACGGCCGGCCGTGA
- a CDS encoding GlsB/YeaQ/YmgE family stress response membrane protein, with the protein MLVTGYLGAVLIGALVGLLGRLILPGRQRIGFFATFVIGVGSAVLGTVVARALDIDDGAGVKVWVLRWDWVVLAIQVGVAIIAVALANMLTFTRLAGGDEKPRRRVRRSQAKG; encoded by the coding sequence ATGCTGGTAACTGGTTATCTCGGCGCGGTGCTCATCGGTGCTCTCGTCGGCCTGCTCGGCCGACTCATCCTGCCGGGGAGGCAGCGGATCGGTTTCTTCGCCACGTTCGTCATCGGCGTCGGCTCGGCGGTGCTGGGCACCGTGGTCGCCAGGGCGCTTGATATCGACGACGGAGCCGGCGTGAAGGTGTGGGTGCTGCGCTGGGACTGGGTCGTGCTCGCGATCCAGGTCGGCGTCGCGATCATCGCCGTGGCGCTGGCGAACATGCTCACCTTCACCCGGCTTGCCGGCGGCGACGAGAAGCCCCGTCGGCGGGTCCGCCGCAGCCAGGCCAAGGGCTGA
- the treZ gene encoding malto-oligosyltrehalose trehalohydrolase, with the protein MTEFSVWAPDAERVRLRLAGDTDHEMRAAADGWWRVEVPDAGPDYSFLLNDDETPLPDPRSPWQPAGVHGPSRRYDHAEFAWSDSLWTGRQLPGSILYELHIGTFTPEGTFDAAIDRLDHLVSLGVDLIELLPVNAFNGEHNWGYDGVCWYAPHEPYGGPDGLKRFVDAAHAKGLGVILDVVYNHFGPSGAYAPRFGPYLAEQSNSWGRSINLDGPHSDEVRRYIIDSVLMWLRDYHVDGLRLDAVHALRDSRAVPILEELAVSVESLSTHLGRPLSLIAESDLNDPRLITPREAGGFGLHAQWNDDAHHALHTLLTGERQGYYGDFGSLETLSDVLTGGFFHAGTWSSFRNRHHGRPVDPRVPGHRFVAYLQNHDQIGNRATGDRISASLSPSLLRVGAVLLMTAPFTPMLFMGEEWAASTPWQFFTSHPEPELAAAVRTGRRREFAAHGWPEGDVPDPQDPETFVRSRLDWAELDKPEHREMLAFYQRLIALRRSLPDLSDPRLNAVSVQHGDQFLVMRRGDTLVVANLAGRGQGISLPGVVRRVLLATGEGVTVMRDRIQLPAETAAIVAL; encoded by the coding sequence ATGACCGAATTCTCCGTCTGGGCACCGGACGCCGAGCGGGTGCGGCTGCGCCTGGCCGGCGACACCGACCACGAGATGCGCGCCGCCGCCGACGGCTGGTGGCGGGTCGAGGTGCCCGACGCCGGCCCCGACTACTCCTTTCTGCTGAACGACGACGAAACCCCACTGCCCGACCCCCGGTCACCGTGGCAGCCTGCGGGAGTGCACGGGCCCAGCCGCCGCTACGACCACGCCGAATTCGCGTGGTCCGACAGCCTGTGGACCGGCCGGCAACTGCCCGGCAGCATCCTCTACGAGCTGCACATCGGCACCTTCACCCCGGAAGGCACCTTCGACGCGGCCATCGACCGCCTCGACCACCTCGTCTCCCTGGGCGTCGACCTGATCGAGCTGCTCCCGGTCAACGCCTTCAACGGCGAACACAACTGGGGGTACGACGGCGTCTGCTGGTACGCCCCACACGAGCCCTACGGCGGCCCCGACGGCCTGAAACGGTTCGTCGACGCCGCCCATGCCAAGGGGTTGGGGGTGATCCTCGACGTTGTCTACAACCATTTCGGGCCCTCCGGGGCCTACGCGCCGCGGTTCGGGCCCTACCTCGCCGAGCAGAGCAACAGTTGGGGCCGCTCGATCAACCTGGACGGCCCGCACTCCGACGAGGTACGCCGCTACATCATCGACAGCGTGCTCATGTGGCTGCGCGACTACCACGTCGACGGGCTGCGGTTGGATGCCGTGCACGCGCTGCGCGACTCGCGGGCGGTGCCCATCTTGGAAGAGCTGGCTGTTTCCGTCGAATCGTTGTCGACGCACCTGGGGCGGCCGCTGTCGCTCATCGCCGAATCGGACCTCAACGACCCGCGGCTCATCACGCCGCGCGAGGCGGGTGGGTTCGGGCTGCACGCCCAGTGGAACGACGACGCGCACCACGCGCTCCACACGTTGCTGACGGGGGAGCGGCAGGGGTACTACGGGGACTTCGGCTCCCTGGAAACGCTGTCGGACGTGCTGACCGGCGGGTTCTTCCACGCCGGCACCTGGTCCAGCTTCCGCAACCGGCACCACGGGCGGCCGGTCGATCCTCGGGTGCCGGGGCACCGGTTCGTGGCCTACCTGCAGAACCACGACCAGATCGGTAACCGGGCCACCGGGGATCGGATCTCCGCCTCGCTGTCGCCCTCGCTGCTGCGGGTCGGGGCCGTGCTGCTGATGACGGCGCCGTTCACTCCCATGCTGTTCATGGGGGAGGAGTGGGCTGCCTCAACGCCCTGGCAGTTCTTCACCTCGCACCCCGAGCCGGAGTTGGCAGCTGCGGTGCGGACCGGGCGGCGGCGGGAGTTCGCTGCGCACGGGTGGCCGGAGGGGGACGTGCCGGATCCGCAGGACCCGGAGACGTTCGTGCGGTCGCGGTTGGACTGGGCGGAGCTGGACAAGCCTGAGCATCGGGAGATGTTGGCGTTCTACCAGCGGTTGATCGCCCTGCGTCGGTCTCTTCCTGATCTTTCGGATCCTCGGTTGAACGCTGTCTCTGTGCAGCATGGGGACCAGTTCCTGGTGATGCGGCGGGGGGACACGCTTGTTGTCGCCAACCTTGCGGGGCGGGGGCAGGGGATTTCGCTGCCTGGGGTGGTTCGACGGGTGTTGCTGGCTACGGGGGAGGGGGTCACGGTCATGCGGGACCGGATCCAGTTGCCGGCGGAGACTGCGGCGATCGTGGCGCTCTGA
- a CDS encoding SDR family NAD(P)-dependent oxidoreductase has product MNWTEQQIPRQDGRVAVVTGANTGLGFETARRLAERGASVVLAVRDTEKGRLAAARINGDVSVRELDLASLESVRAAAAGLRATHPRIDLLINNAGVMYTPRRTTRDGFELQFGTNHLGHFALTGLLLDLLLPVPGSRVVTVSSNGHRIRAAIHFDDLQWERSYGRVAAYGQSKLANLMFTYELQRRLAAHGTTVAVAAHPGISNTELPRNVPAVVRRPLTWLAPAITQPATAGALPTLRAATDPSVLGGQYYGPDGLAESRGYPKLVASSPDSYDVSVQQRLWAVSEDLTGVRFPLVRAAVAA; this is encoded by the coding sequence ATGAACTGGACCGAGCAGCAGATTCCGCGCCAGGACGGCCGGGTGGCAGTGGTCACCGGCGCCAACACCGGGCTGGGCTTCGAGACGGCCCGGCGGCTCGCCGAGCGCGGGGCATCGGTCGTGCTAGCCGTGCGCGACACGGAGAAGGGCAGGCTGGCCGCCGCCCGGATCAACGGCGACGTCTCCGTACGGGAACTGGATCTGGCCTCGCTGGAATCGGTGCGCGCCGCCGCTGCCGGCCTGCGCGCCACCCACCCGCGGATCGACCTGCTGATCAACAACGCCGGCGTGATGTACACCCCGAGGCGGACCACCCGCGACGGCTTCGAGCTGCAGTTCGGCACCAACCACCTGGGCCACTTCGCGCTCACCGGCCTGCTGCTCGACCTGCTGCTGCCCGTGCCCGGCTCCCGGGTGGTCACGGTCAGCAGCAACGGCCACCGCATCCGCGCCGCCATCCACTTCGACGACCTGCAATGGGAACGTTCCTACGGCCGGGTCGCCGCCTACGGCCAGTCGAAGCTCGCCAACCTGATGTTCACCTACGAGTTGCAGCGTCGGCTCGCCGCGCACGGCACCACCGTCGCCGTGGCCGCACACCCCGGCATCTCCAACACCGAACTGCCCCGCAACGTCCCGGCGGTCGTCCGCCGACCGCTCACCTGGCTCGCCCCGGCGATCACCCAGCCCGCGACGGCGGGCGCGCTGCCCACCCTGCGGGCCGCCACCGACCCGTCCGTCCTCGGCGGGCAGTACTACGGCCCCGACGGCCTGGCCGAGTCGCGCGGCTACCCGAAGCTGGTCGCGTCCAGCCCCGACTCCTACGACGTCAGCGTGCAGCAACGTCTCTGGGCCGTCTCG
- a CDS encoding peptidase inhibitor family I36 protein: protein MKRQILAFFGALALAAGGLLAVASPAQAATSRNGVCESGELCMWQNNDLRAGRYDTLSTTANFRQWSFVAACTSDCSLHDNVSSLRNYDPVNPVRLFEHENYQGLYFWRQKANSGQSDEALNLTLDRDQNGNDWNDRFDSFCFVWAGQPQTRCRP from the coding sequence ATGAAGCGACAAATCCTGGCGTTCTTCGGTGCGTTGGCGCTGGCGGCCGGCGGGCTCCTGGCCGTGGCCAGCCCGGCCCAGGCGGCGACGTCGCGCAACGGCGTGTGCGAGAGCGGCGAACTGTGCATGTGGCAGAACAACGACCTGCGCGCCGGTCGCTACGACACCCTCTCGACCACTGCGAACTTTCGGCAATGGTCGTTCGTGGCTGCCTGCACCTCGGACTGCTCGCTGCACGACAACGTCAGCTCGTTGCGCAACTACGACCCGGTGAACCCGGTCCGCCTCTTCGAGCACGAGAACTACCAGGGCCTCTACTTCTGGCGCCAGAAGGCAAACAGCGGCCAGTCCGACGAGGCCCTGAACCTGACGCTGGACCGGGACCAGAACGGGAACGACTGGAACGACCGATTCGACTCGTTCTGCTTTGTCTGGGCCGGCCAACCGCAAACCCGCTGCCGCCCCTAG
- a CDS encoding TetR/AcrR family transcriptional regulator: protein MTFQRARSEEQRAVRRRAILETTSAMLDEMPVAEVTLNELSRRVGLAKTAVLRYFESREAILLDLLDDRTTTWLAELEQELAHGVDLSGSALERAEQVADVLSRSLAAQTVLCDLFGAQGGVLEHNVSVEVARRHKRAALGKLAVMASLVRRHLPEVGDNAELFCLNTLIMGGALSAYTSPPPSLLAVYESEPALAVHHVDLRSALRLAIITSLVGMLPRS, encoded by the coding sequence ATGACGTTCCAGCGAGCGCGCAGCGAGGAGCAGCGTGCGGTCCGGCGCCGGGCGATCCTGGAGACGACCTCGGCAATGCTCGACGAGATGCCGGTGGCCGAGGTGACCCTGAACGAGCTGAGCCGGCGGGTCGGCCTGGCCAAGACGGCCGTGCTGCGCTATTTCGAGTCCCGCGAGGCGATCCTGCTCGACCTGCTGGACGACCGGACGACGACCTGGCTGGCCGAGCTGGAGCAGGAGCTGGCCCACGGTGTCGACCTGAGCGGGTCTGCGCTGGAACGCGCGGAGCAGGTGGCAGACGTGCTCAGCCGGTCGCTCGCCGCCCAGACGGTGCTCTGCGATCTCTTCGGCGCGCAGGGCGGGGTGCTCGAGCACAACGTCTCGGTCGAGGTGGCCCGCCGGCACAAGCGGGCTGCACTGGGCAAGCTCGCGGTGATGGCCAGCCTCGTCCGGCGGCACCTGCCCGAGGTCGGCGACAACGCCGAACTGTTCTGCCTGAACACCTTGATCATGGGTGGCGCGCTGTCCGCCTACACGTCGCCGCCACCGAGCCTGCTCGCCGTCTACGAGTCCGAGCCGGCGCTCGCGGTCCACCATGTCGACCTGCGGTCAGCCCTGCGACTCGCGATCATCACGTCGCTCGTGGGCATGCTGCCGCGCTCCTGA